The genome window TGACCCTTGAATATTTCAAGGCTTCCAGGGACCACTTCACGGCCTTGTACGAAACCCACAAATTGCTGGTGCTTGTTTCGTATTTCGTCATCTACGTCATTTCCACCGCTTTGGCCGTGCCCGGCGCACTGGCCCTGAGTCTTGCCGGGGCCGCCCTATTCGGCTTCTGGACAGGGCTGGTGGTCATCTCCTTTGCCAGTTCCATCGGCGCGTCCCTTTCCTTTCTCGTTTCCCGTTATCTCTTGCGGGACTGGGTGCAGAACCGGTTCGGCGACAAGCTGGTGCGCATCAACAGGGGCATTGAAGAGGAGGGGGCTTTCTATCTCTTCACTTTGCGTCTCATACCGGCGTTTCCATTTTTCGCCATCAATCTGGTCATGGGGCTGACCCCCATGCGTCTTGTCACCTATTACTGGGTCTCTCAGGTGGGCATGCTTCCCGGCACCATGGTCTTCGTCAATGCGGGCAAGGAGTTGGGCAAGATAGAATCGCTCTCCGGATTGATTTCCCCGAGCCTGTTGATTTCCTTTGCCTTGCTTGGGCTGTTTCCATTGGTCACCAAAAAGGTGCTGGGTTGGTATAAAACCAGAAAAGGCGAATAAATGGTGGGGGTGGGGCTTGCCTGCGGTATTGAAAAGTGAGCCGTAACCGATTAGGTTGCCGTTTCCATTTACAAGAAACAAAGGGGAATAACCTTGGGTAAAAGCGATAAATACAAAATGATGTTTCCCATTTCCTGGGACCAGCTGCACCGCGACTGTCGCGCCTTGGCAATGCGCCTGGTGGAATTGGGACCCTGGAAGGGCATATATGCCATTACTCGCGGCGGACTGGTGCCCGCGGCAATCATCGCCCGCGAGCTGGATATCAGGATGATCGATACCATTTGCATTTCCACCTACGACTGGCAGTCGAAAGGCAGTTCCAGCGTTCTCAAGGGAGTGGAAGGCGATGGCGAGGGCTGGCTGCTCATCGACGATCTGGTGGACACCGGCAAAACCGCCAATGTCGCACGGGAAATGGTGCCCAATGCGCATTTCGCGACCGTTTACGCCAAGCCGGAAGGCCGTCCCACCGTGGATACGTATGTCACTGAGGTCAGCCAGGACACCTGGATTCTGTTCCCATGGGATTCCCAGAACCAGTTTGTGGAACCCATCATCATGTGCAGAGATTAGTTTCGGTTCCTAAGCATAATCTTGTCGTTCCCTTTGAATGTAGGTATTTCATTTGGTTGGGCATCGCTGCTGAGGCGTGCCCAACCAAAATCGAAATCCATACGGAGGGATCATGAAACAATTCACGAGGTTCTTTATTGCCGCCATTGCCAGCGCGGCGATGCTGATGTCGCTGTTCGCCTGCGGTGAGGCGCCCCAGAAAGCAGAAGAGAAGGCTGAAAAGCCCGCTGCTGAAAAAAAGGAAGAAGCAAAAAAATTCAAGGCCGGTTTCGTCTACGTTTCCCCTGTCGGCGATGCCGGTTATTCTTTTGCGCATGACCTGGGCCGCCAGGCCGTGGCCGACCTGGACTGGGTAGAGACCTCCTTTGTGGAATCCGTTGCGGAAGGCGCCGATTCCGAACGCGTCATCCGCAATATGGCCCGCAAGGATTTCGATGTCATCTTCACCACCAGCTTCGGATACATGGATCCGACCCTGAAGGTCGCCAGCGAATTTCCCAATGTGAAGTTCATGCACTGCTCCGGCTTCAAGAAAGCCCCCAACATGAACAACTACTTCGGCCGCATGTACCAGGCCCGTTTCCTGACCGGTCTGGTTGCCGGCTCCATGACCAAGAGCAACATCATCGGTTACGTGGCCGCATTCCCCATTCCCGAAGTCATCCGCGGCATCAACGCCTTCACCCTGGGCGTGCGTGAAGTCAATCCCAAGGCAGAGGTGCGCGTTGTCTGGACCAAGACCTGGTATGACCCGGCCCTGGAAAAGGACGCCGCCATTTCCCTGCTGGATGTGGGTGCCGACATCATCGCCCAGCACCAGGATTCTCCTGGTCCGCAGGAAGCCGCCCAGGATCGTGGTGCTTACTCCATCGGCTACAACTCCAACATGGCCTCCTTTGCTCCCAAGGCGCACCTGACCGCCGCCATCTGGAACTGGGCTCCGCTGTACGTGGAAACCGTGAAGGAAGTTCGCGACGGCACATGGAAGGGCGACCAGGCCCTGTGGTGGGGCATGGACAAGGGCATAGTCGATCTCGCCCCCTATGGCGACATGGTGCCTGAAGACGTGCGCAAGCTGGTGGAAGCCAAGAAGGCTGAAATCGTGTCCGGCAAGGACATGGTGTTTGCCGGTCCCATCAAGAACCAGAAGGGTGAAGTGGCCATTCCCGAAGGCCAGTCCGCCAGCGACGAGCAGATGCTCGGCATGACCTGGTTCGTCGAAGGCGTTGTCGGCACCACCGAGTAAGCGTGAAATCGTATGATAGC of Salidesulfovibrio onnuriiensis contains these proteins:
- a CDS encoding TVP38/TMEM64 family protein, which codes for MKADTGKRLLMLAVIAVLVACYFLFDLGQYLTLEYFKASRDHFTALYETHKLLVLVSYFVIYVISTALAVPGALALSLAGAALFGFWTGLVVISFASSIGASLSFLVSRYLLRDWVQNRFGDKLVRINRGIEEEGAFYLFTLRLIPAFPFFAINLVMGLTPMRLVTYYWVSQVGMLPGTMVFVNAGKELGKIESLSGLISPSLLISFALLGLFPLVTKKVLGWYKTRKGE
- a CDS encoding BMP family ABC transporter substrate-binding protein; this encodes MKQFTRFFIAAIASAAMLMSLFACGEAPQKAEEKAEKPAAEKKEEAKKFKAGFVYVSPVGDAGYSFAHDLGRQAVADLDWVETSFVESVAEGADSERVIRNMARKDFDVIFTTSFGYMDPTLKVASEFPNVKFMHCSGFKKAPNMNNYFGRMYQARFLTGLVAGSMTKSNIIGYVAAFPIPEVIRGINAFTLGVREVNPKAEVRVVWTKTWYDPALEKDAAISLLDVGADIIAQHQDSPGPQEAAQDRGAYSIGYNSNMASFAPKAHLTAAIWNWAPLYVETVKEVRDGTWKGDQALWWGMDKGIVDLAPYGDMVPEDVRKLVEAKKAEIVSGKDMVFAGPIKNQKGEVAIPEGQSASDEQMLGMTWFVEGVVGTTE
- the gpt gene encoding xanthine phosphoribosyltransferase; the encoded protein is MMFPISWDQLHRDCRALAMRLVELGPWKGIYAITRGGLVPAAIIARELDIRMIDTICISTYDWQSKGSSSVLKGVEGDGEGWLLIDDLVDTGKTANVAREMVPNAHFATVYAKPEGRPTVDTYVTEVSQDTWILFPWDSQNQFVEPIIMCRD